From the Planktothricoides raciborskii GIHE-MW2 genome, the window CATAAAGAACAATTAAGCTTTTGGCTGAGTCCGCGTGGTCTTGTCACCAACTTTGGCAAACAGACCCCACTCCACTTGCTCTTCCAAATCTGCTTCCACACCGGCAAACACATCCCGGAAAATAGTCCGAGAACCATGCCAGATGTGACCGAAGAAGAACAACAGAGCAAAACAGGCGTGTCCAAAAGTAAACCAACCGCGAGTGCTGGTACGGAACACCCCATCAGAACCGAGAGTTTCTCGGTCAAACTCAAAAGGTTCGCCCAATTGAGCCTTACGAGCGTACTGTTTCACTACGGCTGGATCGGTAAATGTTTGACCATCCAACTCACCACCATAGAAAGAAACTTTCACGCCGGTTTGCTCAAAGCTATACTTAGATTCTGCACGGCGGAAAGGAATATCAGCCCGCACAATGCCATCAGCGTCCACTAAGACCACTGGGAAAGTTTCAAAGAAGTTGGGCAGACGGCGCACGAACAACTCGCGACCTTCATTATCCGTGAACGCAGGATGACCTAGCCAACCTTGAGCTAGTCCATCACCATTGTTCATCGGGCCTACCCGGAACAAACCACCCTTGGCAGGGTTATTGCCGATATAGTCATAAAAAGCCAGTTTTTCGGGAATTGCAGCCCAGGCTTCAGATTGGCTCTTACCTTCGGCCAAACTCGCTTGCACGCGACGCTGAATTTCTTGCTGATAATAGCCACTATCCCACTGATAACGGGTCGGTCCAAACAGTTCGACTGGGGTAGCAGCGGAGCCATACCACATGGTTCCAGCGACGACGAAAGCTGCGAAAAATACAGCGGCAATACTGCTAGAGAGAACCGTTTCAATGTTCCCCATCCGCAGGGCTTTGTAAAGTCTTTCTGGGGGACGAACCGTTAAGTGGAAAATTCCGGCGATAATTCCCACAATACCCGCAGCGATGTGGTGAGCCACGATCCCACCGGGATTGAAGGGGTTAAAGCCATCGGGTCCCCACTCTGGAGCCACAGGTTGGACATGACCTGTCAAACCATAAGGGTCAGAAATCCACATTCCAGGCCCGAACAGACCAGTCAGGTGGAAAGCACCGAAGCCAAAGCAAAGCAGACCAGATAAGAACAAGTGAATGCCAAACATTTTTGGCAAGTCTAAGGCAGGTTCACCAGTTCTCGGATCGGTGAAAAGTTCCAAATCCCAGTAAACCCAGTGCCAAACTGCGGCTAAGAACAGCAAGCCAGACAGCACAATGTGAGCACCGGCAACACCTTCAAAGCTCCACAGACCAACATCGGAGACGGATTCTCCGGTAATGCTCCAACCCCGCCAGGAATCAGTGACCCCCAAACGAGCCATGAAGGGCATGACAAACATACCTTGTCGCCACATGGGGTTGAGAACGGGATCGCTTGGATCGAAAATGGCGAGTTCATAGAGGGCCATAGAGCCAGCCCAGCCTGCCACAAGGGCAGTATGCATCAGGTGTACAGCAATCAGACGGCCTGGATCATTCAGCACGACTGTATGTACTCGATACCACGGTAGTCCCATTGACTCCGTTTCCTCCTCAATGTGAGATTTTTACTTTTACGCTTTTTCAGCTTTTTATTAATATTTCCTAAGCCTACTAGCAAGAGCGGCTAATCTCCTGCTGATCGGTTAGGGAAGGTTAACGGCTGCCTTCCATCAAATATGATCGGCATTTAAAGAAGTGTATCGATTGTGGGAAACAATTGCAAGCACTCTGAGATAGTCAATTTAGATTAATTGGCGATTTGCCGGATCCTAGATGCCCCAATTTAGCCCATCCGGGTTATCTGCGCCGATCTCGACCTATTTCACAAGTGGCTTGTAAAGTACACAGCCACTCGATCACTTGATCTGAGTTCATTAACCGTTTAATCAGCACTTGGCCGATACTACTTTCTTTGGGAACCAACTCAGGGAGCGGTTTAACTTCGAGCATCAATACAGCGTCTTCTACCCGGTAAAGCCACATCTTCTCCCCTTGCTCGATAATCGCCAGATTCATTTTCTCAATTTCTGGTTCGCGCCGCCAAGCTAAAGCGTTCCATAGTCCGCCAACTCCCCAGACCCGTCCAACAGTCCAACCTTCGGTTAAGAAAAAATATTTCACGGTTCCCT encodes:
- the psbB gene encoding photosystem II chlorophyll-binding protein CP47, whose protein sequence is MGLPWYRVHTVVLNDPGRLIAVHLMHTALVAGWAGSMALYELAIFDPSDPVLNPMWRQGMFVMPFMARLGVTDSWRGWSITGESVSDVGLWSFEGVAGAHIVLSGLLFLAAVWHWVYWDLELFTDPRTGEPALDLPKMFGIHLFLSGLLCFGFGAFHLTGLFGPGMWISDPYGLTGHVQPVAPEWGPDGFNPFNPGGIVAHHIAAGIVGIIAGIFHLTVRPPERLYKALRMGNIETVLSSSIAAVFFAAFVVAGTMWYGSAATPVELFGPTRYQWDSGYYQQEIQRRVQASLAEGKSQSEAWAAIPEKLAFYDYIGNNPAKGGLFRVGPMNNGDGLAQGWLGHPAFTDNEGRELFVRRLPNFFETFPVVLVDADGIVRADIPFRRAESKYSFEQTGVKVSFYGGELDGQTFTDPAVVKQYARKAQLGEPFEFDRETLGSDGVFRTSTRGWFTFGHACFALLFFFGHIWHGSRTIFRDVFAGVEADLEEQVEWGLFAKVGDKTTRTQPKA